The segment TTGCTTTTTACATTTGGCGGCTTCCTGTGGAAAGACACAAACTGCAGAGCCCCTTTATCCTCGGGCGCATAATTAACTGATGCCTAAAACATCGAAGCTGGACCTATTCGAGCACGACATGCTTTCTGTTCATACGCAGCACAATTTAGTCTAGGTGTTCTAAACGCAAGGGTTATGGGTCTGAGTCCTGAATGTCGCCTTGTCTCAGGTACCTTGCAGAATCACACTACCATTATCAGCATCATGtatcaaatatatttacaatataaaCCACAGAACTCCCAGGAAACAATGATGCTGCTGTCTTTGCATTGAAAGGTCGGACATCAAACCAGTTCTCAGCATCGGACTgaacaataaacagaaaaatgcacCACGGAGGGTCTGAACATACCAACAGATTTTTCAATTTATGATTTACAAGTTAGTAGTGTGACTGATATAATTCACACCCTGCACATTTTGCAGTCACACACTTGTAAAATGCATGTGTTTATGCACTGGGTTGAGTGATTTTCAAACCAACACATCTGTTGGATAGTAAAGAGCAATTACTAACAGATGTCATCTTAATAGCTGTAATTTGGGCAAGCTGAAGGAAATCAACTATGGAAACATATATGTTGTCTAGTGCAGAATATGGTGTATTTCAATCTGTTCTTACTGACCtaaagttttaaaattaataaatgtgatAAATGCTCAGTaactgtcatttttaaattgacaGTGAACTGTTCAAATATTTGTACTTAGCTATTAAGGAAAAACAATACTTCCAGATGTATGCCAAATGTCGAATGTCAAATATGCAGCAAAAACCCGACAATTTAATCcaatttttagtttttctgtttgaaacCAGATCTACGAAGTATTCCATCTCTGGTTCACTGGTTTGCAGTGTCTCAGAGTCAGTATTCATGAACAGAGGCAAATAGTAACAGTCTTCCTGTTAATCCGTGGTTTTAACATTTTGCACGACGTTTACTGGCTGAGCTCTTTGAGGCTACGTATCGAGCTGGCACAGCTGGTAATGAGGCTGCAGAGCTGGATACTCGTCTCCAGGGAGGCTGAGCTCTGTAGCTGGGTGGTGGCCCAGCGGAGTTTGGTTAGAACAGCGTCCTCCGCTTCCAGCAGCACGTTTTGGAGGGCGGCACTCGGCGGATTAACAGGAGGGCGAGCAGGTGCTGgaggtgtggtggtggtggtgacggcAGGAGTTAAAGGAGAGGGAGCTACAGGTGGAGGAACAGCCGCTCTTCCTCCGGCTGCAGCCCCCTCGCAGTGCTCCGGTCTGGGGACCGACACACTCGTCTGACTGCTGCCGGGGACTCCATTAAGTTCAGGGGCTTGGGACGGAGCAGCGAACTGGGATGCCAGctgtctctctctgacctgGGACAAAGCTGCCTGTGCATTCAGGGCTGAGACGGGTGGAAGAGAAGGGGAAATGAGGAATAGGAATGAAAAAGTTTACCAAGGTAAAAATAGTGATAAAGGAGAGTGAGAGATAAGAGTGAAACTCATGAAgatggaaaataataaacatcaGATAAGACAGTAATGGTGTATTCAGTACACATGTGGTGTCAGCTGTGTGTACCAGGGTTGTCCTTGTCAAGATCAGAGTCCAACTCCTGACAGGAGACACAGtagtttttcttctgtttgttctggAGAAGAATTGTCTGGACACACAGAGCAAACTTGTTAGCATTCCTCTACATTGTCAAGAGCACCATGACCTTCACTCACACAAAAAAACGGCAAAAAGCATTGTACCTACcccacacacatcacagcacTCTCCCAGCATCTTGTATCCTTTGAGCAAGTAGTCTCCCATTAGCTTGCTAATTTTGTCTTGTCGCTCTCTGTGGGCTTGGATCACCTTCATCTCTGCCTCTGTTGGAGGCTCCCACTCAAAGTCTTCATCATCTGAAGTCAATCAAGTGCAGATCAAAtatcagtcacacaaaaaattgtcatattttttgttgcaaaatgtatgtttattttgaaagactAAAGGGAATTTCACCTGATACCTGCAGTGTATATGTGAATAGACGCacacttaaaaataatttccatcaATGTAAGCAAGAGAACCCCTCCTTACATAGTACTTCAAAGACGATACCACCCCTccgggatgaataaagtatatatctatccaCTTACAATCCACATTCACAGTAACAAgtgtgtgtaggttctcagtcatccaggttgagGTACATCAAAGAGAATAAAGTAGAATTAACTTTAGTTGCTCAGAACTGAAGGAGCCTTTTGGTCGAGAGGTTACATGTTTTCAACCAATCTAAAGCGAGACCAGTTGATTCTTTCTTGCTCCTTTTTAATTCGCATTAACAAGCTGCTcaaatcagatttttctttGCTCGTATAAATGTAAATCACTTCATTTTCTGACGTTTTTCAATTCGATTTGTGCAATTGTCATGTGGTTCTAAATCAGCTGTGCATCTGaagaatgaagatgaatgaactcATGTGACTTCTACCCCAATAAGAATGCTCACATCACTATTTTGCtaatcacaacaacaaaaaacgaatgacaaaacatgattttttttgccttcttgCATTCAACCAGCCCCGGTTTCCCATCTGTGACCATCACCCGGACAGGAGGGCGAACGCTTTCGGGTCAGATTGAACACATTTCACTGTAAACCTGACACATGGCCGACATATAAAGAACCCCTGCAGcagcacacactgacacaacGCGACGTCTAAACGTTACTTTCTGCAGCTTCCCTTACGAACAGTCGCATTCAATGCAGCATTGTAAGCTACGATAGCACTTAGCTTAACTTGGCGCTTACGAAAACTTTTGTGCTTCTTAGATAAAGAGTACAAAAGTTTGGTCAACACAGTGCTGATTTCACATTTGTCTAGCCTCTGGAGTGCTGTGTGCTAAGAAAATGTGTGTGCTAGCTAGCACGTCAGCCGGCCGTGATAGCTTGAGCTAGCGATTAGCTGTGGAGGTGTCACCTcgatttacatttaaattacacaCAACAATCACTGCCGGCATGTGTGGCAAAGTGGGTCTTCATCAACAGCAGATATTACTTATATAACTGTCCGTTTTAGCTTATTTAAACGCGTATAAGTCCACAAACCTCCATTCAGATCCATGTTGCCTCAGTCCTACACGTTTTGCGTGATGACGTCAGAGACGTCATGTCGTCATGGCGGCATTCTATTTCCGGCTGCTGACGCGATTCGACGGTATCCCCGAGTTAAGTGTCCGTCAGCGAGAGAAACAACAAATActaaga is part of the Antennarius striatus isolate MH-2024 chromosome 13, ASM4005453v1, whole genome shotgun sequence genome and harbors:
- the znrd2 gene encoding protein ZNRD2, which gives rise to MDLNGDDEDFEWEPPTEAEMKVIQAHRERQDKISKLMGDYLLKGYKMLGECCDVCGTILLQNKQKKNYCVSCQELDSDLDKDNPALNAQAALSQVRERQLASQFAAPSQAPELNGVPGSSQTSVSVPRPEHCEGAAAGGRAAVPPPVAPSPLTPAVTTTTTPPAPARPPVNPPSAALQNVLLEAEDAVLTKLRWATTQLQSSASLETSIQLCSLITSCASSIRSLKELSQ